A DNA window from Prevotella intermedia ATCC 25611 = DSM 20706 contains the following coding sequences:
- the smpB gene encoding SsrA-binding protein SmpB, producing the protein MNKEEQEIRKKSPVQIRNKKASFEYYFIDTYTAGIVLTGTEIKSIRAGKASLVDSFCFINKGEIWLEGMNISPYFYGSFANHEARRKRKLLLNKREIRRLEEDSKSPGYTIVPTLVFIDQHGRAKVDIALCRGKKEYDKRQTLKEKEDRREMDRAMKRY; encoded by the coding sequence ATGAATAAGGAAGAACAAGAGATACGCAAGAAGTCGCCTGTGCAGATACGCAACAAGAAGGCTTCTTTCGAATATTATTTTATAGATACCTACACGGCAGGCATAGTGCTTACGGGCACCGAAATAAAGTCAATCCGTGCTGGCAAGGCCTCGTTGGTAGACTCGTTCTGCTTCATCAACAAGGGAGAAATATGGTTGGAAGGTATGAATATATCGCCTTACTTCTACGGTTCGTTTGCCAATCACGAGGCACGCCGCAAGCGCAAGTTGCTATTGAACAAGCGCGAGATACGCCGATTGGAAGAAGATTCAAAGTCGCCGGGCTACACCATCGTGCCCACACTTGTGTTTATCGACCAGCACGGCCGTGCGAAAGTAGACATTGCGCTGTGCCGTGGTAAGAAGGAATACGACAAACGCCAGACATTGAAGGAGAAAGAAGATCGCCGAGAAATGGACAGAGCAATGAAACGGTATTGA
- a CDS encoding L-serine ammonia-lyase, which yields MKSLKEIFRIGKGPSSSHTMGPAHAAEIFARRNPNAKAFEVTLYGSLAATGKGHLTDVAITEVLSEIAPVEIVWQAKTVLPYHTNGMRYKAFDAEKQVVDEWVVYSVGGGALSEGKGKDDMFYTTPVYQLSTMKEIQDWCEKNGRGFWEYVDHCEGAEIWEYLHEVWTTMCHAVEEGLENDGVLPGPLNLSRKAGKYYIKAQSYKTSLQSRGLVYAYALAVSEENAAGGTIVTAPTCGSCGVMPAVLYHLYKAHQFSERKILRALATAGLFGNVVKENASISGAEVGCQGEVGVACAMASAAACQLFGGTPSQIEYAAEMGLEHHLGMTCDPVCGLVQIPCIERNAFAACRALDAQLYANFSDGRHHISFDKVVRVMKQTGHDLPSLYKETSEGGLAHDFEW from the coding sequence ATGAAATCGTTAAAGGAGATTTTTAGAATAGGAAAAGGCCCCTCAAGCAGCCATACAATGGGACCTGCGCACGCAGCAGAGATATTTGCACGCCGAAATCCAAACGCAAAGGCGTTCGAGGTAACGCTCTATGGCAGTCTGGCAGCAACAGGAAAAGGGCACCTTACCGATGTGGCAATTACCGAAGTGCTGTCGGAAATAGCCCCCGTGGAAATAGTCTGGCAGGCAAAAACGGTGCTGCCCTACCACACCAACGGTATGCGCTACAAGGCATTCGATGCCGAAAAGCAAGTCGTTGACGAATGGGTGGTGTACAGTGTAGGCGGCGGTGCCCTGTCGGAAGGCAAGGGAAAGGACGATATGTTCTACACAACACCCGTGTATCAGCTGTCTACTATGAAGGAGATACAAGACTGGTGCGAAAAGAACGGACGCGGTTTTTGGGAATATGTAGACCACTGCGAGGGTGCGGAAATTTGGGAATACCTACACGAAGTGTGGACGACAATGTGCCACGCAGTAGAAGAAGGCTTGGAAAACGACGGTGTTCTGCCTGGCCCACTGAACCTTTCGCGCAAGGCAGGCAAGTATTACATAAAGGCGCAGAGCTATAAAACCAGCCTGCAATCGCGTGGTTTGGTATATGCCTACGCACTTGCGGTAAGCGAGGAAAATGCTGCGGGCGGCACAATCGTTACGGCTCCGACTTGCGGGTCGTGCGGTGTAATGCCTGCCGTGCTCTATCATCTATACAAGGCACACCAGTTTTCTGAACGTAAAATACTCCGTGCTTTGGCAACGGCAGGACTTTTCGGAAACGTAGTAAAAGAAAATGCCTCTATCTCTGGTGCAGAAGTGGGCTGCCAAGGCGAGGTCGGCGTGGCTTGCGCAATGGCTTCGGCAGCAGCATGCCAGCTCTTTGGCGGAACACCATCGCAGATAGAATATGCTGCCGAAATGGGATTGGAGCACCATCTCGGCATGACGTGCGACCCTGTTTGCGGTTTGGTGCAGATACCGTGCATTGAACGCAATGCCTTTGCAGCCTGCCGAGCACTCGACGCACAGCTTTACGCCAACTTCAGTGATGGTCGCCACCACATTTCGTTCGATAAAGTGGTGCGTGTGATGAAACAAACAGGACACGACCTGCCTTCGCTCTACAAGGAAACCAGCGAAGGCGGTCTTGCACACGACTTTGAATGGTAA
- the rlmH gene encoding 23S rRNA (pseudouridine(1915)-N(3))-methyltransferase RlmH, with protein MKATLILVGKTTEDVFVRAIADYTGRIAHYLPFNIVTLPELKNTKKLSEAQQKDREGEMILKEIQTSDTVVLLDEHGKEFRSVEYAVWLQKKQNTAKRLVFVIGGPYGFSKAVYDRANEKISLSKMTFSHQMVRLIFVEQLYRACSIIKGEPYHHE; from the coding sequence ATGAAAGCAACTTTAATCTTGGTGGGGAAAACCACCGAAGATGTCTTCGTGCGTGCCATTGCCGATTATACGGGGCGCATAGCCCACTACCTGCCGTTCAACATTGTTACGTTACCCGAACTGAAGAACACCAAGAAACTATCGGAAGCGCAACAGAAAGACCGTGAGGGCGAAATGATATTGAAGGAAATACAAACGTCAGACACGGTTGTACTGCTCGACGAGCACGGCAAAGAGTTCCGTTCGGTGGAGTATGCCGTGTGGCTGCAGAAGAAACAGAACACAGCCAAGCGACTGGTGTTTGTCATCGGCGGTCCTTACGGCTTCTCAAAAGCTGTGTACGACCGTGCCAACGAAAAGATTTCGCTCTCTAAAATGACTTTCTCCCACCAAATGGTGCGCCTTATTTTCGTGGAACAACTCTATCGTGCGTGCAGCATTATCAAGGGCGAACCGTATCACCACGAGTAG
- a CDS encoding phospho-sugar mutase, with the protein MQNKELIAQCEQKATQWLAPAFDEATRKAVQEMMDSENKDLLIESFYKDLEFGTGGLRGIMGAGSNRMNVYTVGMATQGFANYLKINFKDREQISVVVCHDCRNNSRLFAETVANIFSANGIKVYLFEDLRPTPECSFAIRHFKAQGGVNITASHNPREYNGYKAYWDDGAQVLAPHDKGIIDQVNLVKIEDVKFEGNKDLIEIIGEEVDKVYLENVKTVCIDPEVIKRQHDLCIVYTPLHGAGRVMIPRALRDWGFTNIHCVEEQMVKDGNFPTVDRPNPEIAEALTLGLRDAKKLDADILMASDPDADRVGMACKDSNGEWILINGNQTCLIFLWYIITNRQALGKMTPKDYIVKTIVTTEVIAEIAKKQHIEMRDCYTGFKWIAHEIAISEGEKNYIGGGEESYGFMASDFNRDKDAVSACSLLAEICAYAKDKGKTLYDLLMDIYLEYGFSEEFTINVERPGKSGADEIQQMMRDFRANPPKDLGGSTVCLWKDYQSLEATDAAGNKTKLVMPDTSNVLQWFCTDGTKVSVRPSGTEPKIKFYLEIKDKMQTAADFKACRARAYEKIEAIKKSLGLQ; encoded by the coding sequence ATGCAGAACAAAGAACTTATTGCCCAGTGCGAGCAGAAAGCAACACAATGGCTCGCTCCTGCTTTTGACGAAGCAACCCGCAAGGCTGTTCAGGAAATGATGGACAGCGAGAACAAAGACCTTCTTATCGAGTCGTTTTACAAGGACCTTGAGTTTGGAACGGGCGGTTTGCGCGGCATTATGGGCGCAGGCTCTAACCGTATGAACGTCTACACCGTTGGCATGGCAACGCAGGGATTTGCCAATTACCTTAAAATAAACTTCAAGGACAGGGAGCAAATCTCGGTAGTGGTATGCCACGACTGCCGCAACAATTCTCGTCTGTTCGCCGAAACCGTTGCCAACATCTTCTCGGCAAACGGCATTAAGGTTTATCTTTTCGAGGATTTGCGTCCTACACCCGAATGTTCTTTCGCCATTCGACACTTTAAAGCGCAGGGCGGTGTGAACATTACAGCGAGCCACAACCCTCGCGAATACAACGGTTACAAGGCTTATTGGGACGACGGCGCACAGGTGCTGGCTCCACACGATAAGGGTATCATCGACCAAGTGAACTTGGTTAAGATTGAAGATGTGAAGTTCGAGGGCAACAAAGACCTTATCGAAATCATCGGAGAAGAGGTAGACAAGGTTTATCTTGAGAACGTCAAGACGGTTTGTATCGACCCAGAAGTAATCAAACGACAGCACGACCTCTGCATTGTTTACACTCCGCTGCACGGTGCGGGTCGGGTTATGATACCACGAGCACTGCGCGACTGGGGGTTCACAAACATTCATTGCGTCGAGGAACAGATGGTGAAAGACGGCAATTTCCCTACCGTAGACCGTCCGAATCCAGAAATAGCAGAAGCCCTGACACTCGGTTTGCGCGATGCAAAGAAGCTCGATGCCGACATTCTGATGGCTTCCGACCCTGACGCCGACCGCGTTGGTATGGCTTGCAAGGACAGCAACGGCGAGTGGATTCTCATCAACGGCAACCAAACTTGCTTGATTTTCCTTTGGTATATCATCACCAACCGCCAGGCATTGGGCAAGATGACACCGAAAGACTACATCGTTAAGACCATCGTAACCACAGAAGTGATTGCCGAAATCGCCAAGAAGCAGCACATAGAAATGCGCGACTGCTACACTGGCTTTAAGTGGATAGCACACGAAATCGCCATTTCTGAAGGCGAGAAGAACTATATCGGTGGTGGCGAGGAAAGCTACGGCTTCATGGCTTCCGACTTTAACCGCGACAAAGACGCTGTCAGTGCCTGCTCGCTGTTGGCTGAAATCTGCGCTTACGCAAAGGATAAAGGCAAGACTCTCTACGATTTGCTGATGGATATATACTTGGAATATGGTTTCAGCGAGGAGTTTACAATCAACGTAGAGCGTCCCGGAAAGAGCGGTGCAGACGAGATTCAGCAGATGATGCGCGACTTCCGTGCCAACCCACCGAAGGATTTGGGCGGCAGTACCGTATGTTTGTGGAAGGATTATCAAAGCCTCGAAGCTACCGATGCCGCAGGCAACAAGACCAAACTCGTTATGCCTGATACCAGCAACGTGCTGCAATGGTTCTGCACCGACGGCACAAAGGTGAGCGTTCGCCCATCAGGAACCGAACCAAAGATTAAGTTCTATCTCGAAATAAAGGACAAGATGCAAACCGCAGCCGACTTCAAGGCTTGCCGTGCACGTGCTTACGAGAAGATTGAGGCTATCAAGAAGAGCCTCGGTTTGCAATAA
- a CDS encoding replication initiation protein — protein sequence MVTTKKTVTKKTTAATSKPKKGAKAQKAPVKRGISNELIPIEEETWLLQPIAVTMMRHDYSLIQVRILVSIVESLQSILHGILNNKRSPQLDLFKTNELDEDGRMPIKLPFKELGVDPNHYPQLRTSLKMLAAIPVEIPYKTSEGRKYTKATNLCDVYIPEDRSYNKYAILKLDQSVAERLVSLDFGYHRLGKQIVFACKNRYTQRIYMFIESWVDKGRTVIKTLEFRKMLRLENNYKKFSDFCRRVLDPAKQELQELADKGFCDCYFDYEKKYDHGQRGGEPDELVFQIYRAKNKMDAQLEQMNEMQRRQFQQMLIQYFDFTQPNAKDMAERITAELYPLAMQKLMDLRQRFNTTYVKDKAAYTFKSLDQMIKEHEVPNTTVEEV from the coding sequence ATGGTAACGACCAAGAAGACTGTAACGAAGAAGACGACGGCTGCGACTTCAAAGCCCAAGAAAGGAGCTAAAGCGCAGAAAGCACCCGTTAAGCGCGGTATATCGAACGAACTCATTCCCATCGAAGAGGAAACGTGGCTACTGCAACCTATTGCGGTAACGATGATGCGGCACGACTATTCGCTCATTCAAGTGCGCATTCTTGTGTCTATCGTGGAAAGCCTGCAATCTATCTTGCACGGCATTCTGAACAACAAGCGCAGTCCGCAGTTAGACCTTTTCAAGACCAACGAATTGGACGAGGACGGCAGAATGCCTATAAAGCTGCCCTTCAAGGAACTTGGCGTAGACCCAAACCACTATCCGCAGTTGCGCACATCGCTGAAAATGCTGGCTGCTATCCCCGTTGAGATACCATACAAAACGAGCGAAGGGCGCAAATACACAAAGGCAACAAACCTTTGCGACGTTTATATTCCCGAAGACCGCTCGTACAACAAGTACGCAATATTGAAGCTCGACCAGAGCGTTGCCGAACGTCTTGTGTCGTTAGACTTTGGCTATCACCGCCTTGGCAAGCAGATCGTGTTTGCCTGCAAGAACCGTTACACGCAGCGCATTTATATGTTTATAGAGTCGTGGGTAGACAAAGGGCGCACCGTCATCAAGACATTGGAATTCAGAAAGATGCTCCGTTTGGAGAACAACTATAAGAAATTCTCCGACTTCTGCCGTCGTGTGCTTGACCCAGCGAAGCAGGAATTGCAGGAATTGGCAGACAAAGGCTTCTGCGATTGCTACTTCGACTACGAGAAAAAGTACGACCACGGGCAGCGAGGGGGCGAACCCGACGAACTCGTCTTCCAGATTTACCGTGCCAAGAACAAGATGGACGCCCAATTAGAACAGATGAACGAGATGCAGCGCAGGCAGTTCCAACAAATGCTTATCCAGTATTTCGACTTTACACAGCCCAACGCCAAGGATATGGCAGAGCGCATAACGGCAGAGCTTTATCCGCTTGCCATGCAGAAACTTATGGATTTGCGCCAGCGTTTCAACACCACTTACGTGAAAGATAAGGCTGCCTACACGTTCAAGAGCCTCGACCAGATGATAAAGGAACACGAAGTTCCCAACACCACGGTAGAGGAAGTGTAA
- a CDS encoding nucleotidyltransferase, producing the protein MKPTLLLLAAGMGSRYGGLKQLDGLGPNGETIMDYSIYDAIKAGFGKIVFIIRKDFEEQFRKQVLAKYEGHIPTEIVFQSIDALPEGFCVPEGREKPWGTNHAVLMAKDVVHEPFCVINCDDFYNRDAFMVIGKFLADLPEGSRNKYAMVGFRVGNTLSENGTVSRGLCSTNEKGHLTTVVERTKIERHGDKVQYMEEDGSWTTVPDNTPTSMNVWGFTPDYLEYSDADFREFLSDPKNIENKKSEYYIPMMVNKLITNGTATVDVLDTTSTWFGVTHNADRDGAVARIKQLVADGVYPEKLF; encoded by the coding sequence ATGAAACCAACATTGTTACTTCTTGCAGCAGGAATGGGCAGCCGTTACGGTGGCTTGAAACAGTTAGACGGACTCGGTCCGAACGGCGAAACCATTATGGACTATTCTATTTACGATGCCATAAAAGCAGGCTTCGGTAAGATAGTCTTCATCATTCGCAAGGATTTCGAGGAGCAATTCCGCAAGCAAGTACTCGCAAAATACGAGGGACACATACCCACTGAAATAGTTTTCCAAAGCATCGACGCACTGCCCGAAGGCTTTTGCGTGCCTGAAGGCAGAGAAAAGCCGTGGGGAACCAACCACGCCGTGCTTATGGCGAAGGACGTTGTGCACGAGCCTTTCTGCGTTATCAACTGCGACGACTTCTACAACCGCGACGCCTTTATGGTGATTGGCAAGTTCCTTGCCGACCTTCCAGAAGGTTCAAGAAACAAATACGCTATGGTGGGATTCCGTGTTGGCAACACCTTGAGCGAGAACGGAACCGTTTCGCGCGGACTCTGCAGCACCAACGAAAAAGGACATCTGACCACCGTTGTGGAGCGCACGAAGATTGAACGCCACGGCGACAAGGTGCAATACATGGAGGAAGACGGCAGCTGGACGACAGTTCCTGACAATACACCTACATCGATGAACGTGTGGGGCTTCACTCCCGATTACCTTGAATACAGCGATGCCGACTTCCGTGAGTTCCTTTCCGACCCAAAGAACATAGAGAACAAGAAGTCGGAATACTACATTCCGATGATGGTGAACAAGCTCATTACCAACGGTACAGCCACCGTAGACGTGCTCGACACCACAAGTACTTGGTTCGGCGTAACCCATAATGCCGACCGCGACGGCGCTGTCGCACGCATAAAGCAACTCGTTGCTGATGGCGTTTACCCCGAAAAGCTGTTTTAA
- the rho gene encoding transcription termination factor Rho, translating to MFSKEELLEKDIPELESIAKDLEAEYKKTDDKESIIYAILDRQAMNAGASHPLGTTKRKRTRIAKKDPDKVYTVHGKEGENFDLQKNKPQGVPQQSLFKDMPDEQPVVKEEVAPVTEEEAPKKRGRKKKEETEEAVATAVAEAPEAETPKRKRTTQKATEEPEQTETAAEVQAEAPVEPQIEASVEAETPAEDNAEAIIPEAEFTPNTENTAEGETTNNLIEQLQAKVNAHNEQNEEAANFATDGVWAGDPGDGTDFITVVDIPIEDQGIVPTYDMFDRPTISNDANQPSFYPEMGMQQAAAPAYDFTDIIKANGVLEVMPDGYGFLRSSDYNYLSSPDDVYVPANQIKQNGLKTGDVVECQVRPPREGEKYFPLTTINKINGRVPSEVRDRVSFEHLTPLFPDEKFTLCGDPRTTNLSTRVVDLFSPIGKGQRALIVAQPKTGKTILMKDIANAIAANHPEAYLMMLLIDERPEEVTDMARTVNAEVIASTFDEPAERHVKIAGIVLEKAKRMVECGHDVVIFLDSITRLARAYNTVAPASGKVLTGGVDANALQKPKRFFGAARNIEGGGSLTIIATALIDTGSKMDEVIFEEFKGTGNMELQLDRSLSNKRIFPSVNLVASSTRRDDLLQDKTTIDRMWILRKYIADMNPIEAMNSIHDRMLRTQDNNEFLLSMNG from the coding sequence ATGTTCAGTAAAGAAGAATTATTAGAAAAGGATATTCCCGAATTGGAGAGTATCGCAAAAGACCTTGAAGCGGAATATAAAAAAACCGACGACAAAGAGTCTATCATATATGCTATACTAGACAGGCAAGCAATGAATGCTGGCGCATCGCACCCATTGGGCACGACAAAGCGCAAGCGCACAAGGATAGCAAAGAAAGACCCAGATAAAGTTTATACCGTACACGGAAAAGAAGGAGAGAACTTCGACCTCCAAAAAAACAAGCCACAAGGCGTTCCACAGCAAAGTTTGTTTAAGGATATGCCCGACGAACAGCCTGTAGTGAAGGAGGAAGTCGCACCCGTAACAGAGGAAGAAGCTCCTAAAAAACGTGGACGCAAGAAGAAAGAAGAAACAGAAGAAGCTGTTGCTACTGCTGTTGCAGAAGCTCCAGAGGCAGAAACACCAAAGCGCAAGCGCACCACTCAAAAAGCAACAGAAGAACCCGAACAGACTGAAACAGCTGCTGAAGTGCAAGCAGAAGCACCTGTTGAACCACAGATAGAGGCATCTGTTGAAGCTGAAACACCTGCGGAAGATAACGCAGAAGCAATTATTCCAGAAGCCGAATTTACACCCAATACAGAGAATACAGCCGAAGGCGAAACCACAAACAATCTCATCGAACAGCTCCAAGCAAAGGTAAATGCTCACAACGAGCAAAACGAAGAGGCGGCAAACTTTGCCACAGACGGTGTTTGGGCAGGCGACCCAGGCGACGGTACAGACTTCATCACTGTGGTAGACATTCCTATCGAAGACCAAGGAATAGTTCCCACATACGATATGTTCGACCGTCCGACCATTTCAAACGACGCCAACCAGCCATCGTTCTATCCGGAAATGGGTATGCAACAAGCTGCTGCACCAGCCTACGACTTCACTGATATTATCAAAGCGAACGGCGTTCTCGAAGTAATGCCCGATGGTTATGGCTTCCTACGCTCAAGCGATTACAACTATTTGTCGTCGCCCGACGATGTATATGTGCCTGCCAACCAAATCAAGCAAAACGGTTTGAAGACGGGAGATGTAGTGGAATGTCAGGTACGTCCGCCACGTGAAGGCGAGAAATACTTCCCTCTCACCACCATCAACAAGATAAACGGACGTGTTCCATCGGAAGTTCGCGACCGCGTTTCGTTCGAACACCTTACGCCACTCTTCCCTGACGAGAAGTTCACACTTTGCGGCGACCCACGCACAACGAATCTTTCAACACGCGTGGTAGATCTTTTCTCGCCAATCGGAAAGGGACAGCGTGCCCTCATCGTGGCGCAACCAAAGACAGGTAAGACCATCTTGATGAAGGATATAGCCAACGCCATAGCAGCAAACCACCCCGAGGCTTACCTTATGATGCTGCTCATAGACGAGCGTCCTGAAGAAGTTACCGACATGGCACGCACTGTAAATGCTGAAGTTATTGCATCAACGTTCGACGAACCAGCAGAACGCCACGTGAAGATTGCAGGCATTGTATTGGAAAAAGCAAAACGAATGGTAGAATGTGGGCACGATGTTGTCATCTTCCTCGACTCCATTACCCGCCTTGCACGTGCCTATAACACCGTTGCTCCCGCATCTGGAAAGGTGCTTACGGGTGGTGTGGACGCCAACGCATTGCAGAAACCAAAGCGTTTCTTCGGTGCTGCGCGTAATATAGAAGGTGGCGGTTCGCTCACCATCATTGCTACTGCGCTTATCGATACAGGCTCGAAGATGGACGAAGTAATCTTCGAAGAGTTCAAGGGAACGGGCAATATGGAGTTGCAACTCGACCGTTCGCTCAGCAACAAGCGTATCTTCCCATCTGTGAACCTTGTTGCATCGAGCACCCGACGCGACGATTTGCTGCAGGACAAGACCACTATCGACCGTATGTGGATACTGCGCAAGTACATCGCCGATATGAATCCGATAGAAGCAATGAACTCTATTCACGACCGTATGTTGCGCACACAAGACAACAACGAGTTTTTACTCTCAATGAACGGATAA
- a CDS encoding DHH family phosphoesterase: MNVNLLSDTEAEQLRQLIAEAEHIVICAHKSPDGDAIGSSLAWKSYLKQIGKTDITVCMPDAYPDFLQWLPEANTILRYDKHPDRVQQVFDNADLVCCMDFNQYTRVEDMRPTLEGCKAKRILIDHHLEPETNNAITVSNPNMSSTSEMVFYIISQLEGYDGMTKECAQCIYCGMMTDTGGFTYNSTRPEIYFVIGQLLSKGIDKDNIYNRVYHNYSVNALRLRGHIIANKMKVVNELHAAYFTVTKEEMRRFHFIKGDLEGVVNIPQQIKGLKLSISLREDTERPNLVLVSLRSGNGFHCQPMAVQFFNGGGHADASGGKLHCSIEEAEQITLKAILAYQDELKKK, encoded by the coding sequence ATGAACGTAAACTTATTAAGCGACACTGAGGCAGAGCAGCTGCGGCAGCTCATTGCCGAGGCTGAACACATCGTTATTTGCGCACATAAATCGCCCGACGGAGATGCCATCGGTTCTTCCTTGGCGTGGAAATCCTATTTGAAACAAATAGGTAAGACCGACATAACGGTTTGTATGCCCGATGCCTATCCCGACTTCTTGCAGTGGCTGCCCGAAGCAAACACAATATTACGCTACGACAAACACCCCGACCGCGTGCAGCAGGTGTTCGACAATGCCGACCTTGTTTGCTGCATGGACTTCAACCAGTACACTCGCGTAGAGGATATGCGACCCACCCTCGAAGGCTGCAAGGCAAAGCGAATACTCATCGACCACCACTTGGAGCCAGAAACCAACAATGCCATAACGGTGTCGAACCCCAATATGTCGAGCACAAGCGAAATGGTGTTCTACATCATCAGCCAGTTAGAAGGTTACGATGGCATGACGAAAGAGTGTGCGCAGTGCATTTATTGCGGTATGATGACCGACACGGGCGGCTTCACCTACAATTCCACACGCCCCGAAATATATTTCGTTATCGGACAGTTGCTGTCGAAAGGCATCGACAAGGACAACATATACAACCGTGTCTACCACAACTATTCCGTAAACGCACTTCGCCTGCGTGGGCATATCATCGCCAATAAGATGAAGGTGGTGAACGAATTGCACGCTGCTTACTTCACGGTAACGAAAGAAGAGATGCGCCGTTTCCATTTTATAAAAGGCGATTTGGAAGGTGTGGTGAACATACCGCAGCAGATTAAGGGTTTGAAACTCAGCATTTCGCTGCGCGAAGACACCGAACGACCCAACCTTGTGTTGGTAAGTCTGCGCTCGGGCAACGGTTTTCACTGTCAGCCAATGGCGGTTCAGTTCTTCAATGGTGGCGGCCATGCCGATGCTTCAGGCGGCAAACTCCACTGTTCTATCGAAGAAGCCGAGCAAATAACGCTGAAAGCGATACTCGCTTACCAAGACGAATTGAAAAAGAAATAA
- a CDS encoding DMP19 family protein: MIEVKIKDATLRAAVAEGEDAFVQAFIDAISAAIGGTLTQDNMQELTPDQITLLGWGYLHEEVMDGGYVQLIHNGYGAFIFKNPFGVAMRNWGLTELYSHLRRTKKAYDKYHEQIEKDLSDDDFMALYEQMPEFDDADDDFIVNEEQWTKMVAAYIDDHINDFVVIENE, from the coding sequence ATGATAGAAGTAAAGATAAAAGACGCAACACTCCGTGCGGCAGTGGCTGAAGGCGAAGACGCTTTCGTGCAGGCATTCATCGATGCCATAAGCGCAGCCATAGGAGGAACGCTCACACAAGATAATATGCAAGAGCTTACACCCGACCAGATTACGCTGTTGGGGTGGGGCTATCTGCACGAAGAAGTAATGGACGGCGGTTACGTTCAGCTCATTCACAACGGCTACGGTGCCTTTATTTTCAAGAATCCCTTTGGGGTTGCGATGCGTAATTGGGGACTTACCGAACTGTATTCGCACCTCCGCCGCACCAAGAAGGCATACGATAAATACCACGAGCAGATAGAAAAAGACCTGTCGGACGACGACTTTATGGCACTTTACGAGCAGATGCCAGAGTTCGACGATGCCGACGACGACTTCATTGTGAACGAAGAACAGTGGACAAAAATGGTGGCTGCATACATCGACGACCACATCAACGATTTTGTTGTGATAGAAAATGAATAA
- a CDS encoding DUF4491 family protein codes for MEIYFQGVVLAVCTFLIIGLLHPAVIKWEYYLGTKAWWLWLVGGIVCCVWALFVADIFWSALLGVTGASLLWGIGELFEQVKRVEKGWFPMNPKRKDAYKREE; via the coding sequence ATGGAAATATATTTTCAAGGTGTCGTTCTTGCCGTCTGCACCTTTCTTATTATAGGCTTGCTGCACCCTGCAGTGATAAAATGGGAATATTATTTGGGGACGAAAGCTTGGTGGCTGTGGCTCGTTGGCGGTATTGTCTGCTGTGTCTGGGCATTGTTTGTAGCCGATATATTCTGGTCGGCGCTGCTCGGCGTTACAGGCGCATCGCTGCTTTGGGGCATCGGCGAGCTGTTCGAACAAGTGAAGCGTGTAGAGAAAGGGTGGTTTCCGATGAATCCCAAGCGCAAGGACGCATATAAACGCGAGGAATGA